The Fusarium keratoplasticum isolate Fu6.1 chromosome 8, whole genome shotgun sequence genome includes a region encoding these proteins:
- a CDS encoding PA14 domain-containing protein yields MVKAIPFENISSSSTVISSIDTTTKLTSTTKISSTTKVSTSAASSTSELATTTTTTIETTSSASTTIESTTMTATACPTPITCNNLGFDWAYYSNPTQNTNTTYSNFHPDSFKKNTPGPIYGSAINLNLDYFALNHHGYIYAYETGTYQFNIPYANDAIYLWLSAKAYIS; encoded by the exons ATGGTTAAGGCTATACCCTTTGAGAATATATCTTCGTCTTCGACCGTGATCTCATCTATCGACACCACGACTAAGCTAACCTCGACTACTAAGATCTCTTCGACAACTAAGGTCTCTACCTCTgcggcctcctcgacatcaGAGCtagccaccaccaccactactACTATAGAGACCACATCATCGGCTTCCACGACTATAGAGTCAACCACTATGACCGCGACGGCTTGCCCTACCCCGATCACTTGCAACAACCTCGGCTTCGATTGGGCCTACTATAGCAACCCGACCCAGAATACTAATACCACCTACTCGAACTTTCATCCTGATTCATTCAAGAAA AATACTCCTGGTCCCATCTACGGCTCAGCGATAAACCTTAACCTAGACTACTTCGCCCTAAACCACCACGGCTACATCTACGCCTATGAAACAGGAACATACCAGTTCAACATCCCTTACGCCAATGACGCTATTTACCTATGGCTTAGTGCTAAGGCCTATATTAGCTAG